A single Coriobacteriia bacterium DNA region contains:
- a CDS encoding copper-translocating P-type ATPase has product MDSHAEHAHGAHGGHSEHSGSRHEGHSVTDFRQRFWISLAVTIPVILMSPGLPLVRGDRILPVPGADWILLALSSFLYVFGGRPFLMGLARELRERKPGMMTLVAVAISVAYLYSAATVFGVAGMPFFWELATLIDIMLLGHWIEMRSVGEASKALESLAKLMPSQAHRRGADGTMTDVPLEALQSGDVVVIKPGEKVPADGDVLEGASSVDESMLTGESVPVSKAAGDEVIGGAVNGEGALVVTVRRTGAESFLSQVIDLVREAQESKSKTQDLADRAAMWLTLVALGGGTATFAAWMILGRPLSFAMERAVTVMVIACPHALGLAIPLVVAVSTSLGASSGLLVRNRMAFENARLLDAVIFDKTGTLTLGHFGVTDVVSFGDSTRDELLSLAGSIEEFSEHPIARAIADAAPAKSAVDGFEAIPGKGARGRVDGHDVAVVSPGYLAEIGVSAPASADGLSEGGRTVVYVLRDGRIEGAVSLSDIVRPESVEAVRRLKEMGIEPIMLTGDNAVVAERIASELGIERFFAEVLPAEKAATVQRVRSEGKVVAMVGDGVNDAPALASADVGIAIGAGTDVAVATADVVLVRSNLGDVATIIALARATYGKMVQNLAWATGYNVIAIPLAAGVLAGVGILLSPAIGGVFMSASTVIVAINARSLRVAS; this is encoded by the coding sequence GTGGATAGTCACGCGGAGCACGCGCACGGCGCGCACGGCGGCCACTCGGAGCACTCGGGCAGTCGCCACGAGGGCCATTCGGTCACGGACTTCCGGCAGCGCTTCTGGATAAGCCTCGCGGTCACGATCCCGGTGATCCTCATGTCGCCGGGGCTGCCGCTCGTCCGCGGCGACCGGATACTCCCGGTCCCGGGTGCGGACTGGATCCTGCTCGCGCTCTCGTCGTTCCTGTACGTCTTCGGTGGCAGGCCGTTCCTCATGGGCCTGGCGAGGGAGCTTCGCGAACGCAAGCCGGGGATGATGACGCTCGTCGCGGTCGCGATCAGCGTCGCCTACCTCTATAGCGCCGCCACCGTGTTCGGCGTCGCGGGCATGCCGTTCTTCTGGGAGCTCGCCACCCTCATCGATATCATGCTGCTCGGCCACTGGATCGAGATGCGCTCCGTGGGCGAGGCGTCCAAGGCTCTCGAGTCGCTGGCCAAGCTCATGCCTTCGCAGGCCCATCGCCGTGGCGCGGACGGCACCATGACCGACGTGCCGCTCGAGGCGCTGCAGTCGGGTGACGTCGTCGTGATCAAGCCCGGGGAGAAGGTCCCCGCCGACGGCGACGTGCTGGAAGGCGCGTCGTCCGTAGACGAGTCCATGCTCACGGGCGAATCGGTCCCGGTGTCGAAGGCGGCCGGAGACGAGGTCATCGGCGGAGCGGTCAACGGCGAGGGCGCCCTCGTGGTGACGGTGCGCCGCACGGGAGCGGAATCGTTCCTGTCCCAGGTCATCGATCTCGTGCGCGAGGCGCAGGAGTCGAAGTCCAAGACCCAGGACCTCGCCGACCGGGCGGCGATGTGGCTGACCCTGGTGGCGCTCGGCGGGGGCACGGCGACGTTCGCGGCATGGATGATCCTCGGCCGGCCGCTCTCCTTCGCGATGGAACGCGCGGTCACCGTGATGGTGATCGCATGCCCGCACGCGCTCGGGCTGGCCATCCCGCTCGTCGTGGCTGTTTCGACCTCCTTGGGCGCGAGCAGCGGGCTGCTCGTCCGCAACCGCATGGCGTTCGAGAACGCGCGTCTGCTCGACGCGGTCATCTTCGACAAGACCGGCACGCTGACGCTCGGCCACTTCGGCGTGACCGACGTCGTGTCGTTCGGCGACTCCACCCGGGACGAGCTGCTCTCTCTCGCGGGCTCGATCGAGGAGTTCTCCGAGCACCCCATCGCCCGCGCCATCGCCGACGCGGCGCCGGCCAAGTCTGCGGTGGACGGCTTCGAGGCTATCCCTGGCAAGGGAGCGCGTGGACGAGTCGACGGGCACGACGTGGCGGTCGTCAGCCCGGGCTACCTCGCGGAGATCGGGGTCTCCGCGCCCGCGAGCGCGGACGGGCTCTCGGAGGGGGGCCGCACGGTCGTCTACGTCCTGCGCGACGGACGCATCGAGGGAGCCGTCTCGCTCTCCGACATCGTCCGGCCTGAATCCGTCGAAGCGGTACGGCGGCTGAAGGAGATGGGCATCGAGCCGATCATGCTGACCGGCGACAATGCTGTGGTCGCCGAGCGCATCGCGTCCGAACTCGGCATCGAGCGCTTCTTCGCCGAGGTCCTGCCGGCCGAGAAGGCGGCGACCGTCCAGCGTGTCCGCTCGGAGGGCAAGGTCGTGGCGATGGTCGGCGACGGCGTGAACGACGCACCAGCGCTGGCATCGGCCGACGTGGGCATCGCCATCGGCGCCGGCACGGATGTGGCGGTCGCCACCGCCGACGTCGTTCTCGTGCGCAGCAACCTGGGGGACGTGGCGACGATCATCGCTCTCGCCCGCGCCACGTACGGCAAGATGGTGCAGAACCTCGCGTGGGCGACAGGCTACAACGTGATCGCTATCCCGCTCGCCGCAGGCGTGCTGGCAGGGGTCGGGATCCTGCTGAGCCCGGCGATCGGAGGCGTGTTCATGTCCGCTTCCACCGTCATCGTCGCGATCAACGCACGGTCGCTGAGGGTGGCGTCCTGA
- a CDS encoding cytochrome c, with the protein MKQRATLLWALASIAVGAIGLAVVFATASGSSPLGGFSSNGQRIYYTGTDEAGVIPRAGAGFGMMGGTACVDCHGEDGRGGLIGMMYGTVDVPDIRYSTLSSVRSEDGTYIREWSDADIARAIRDGIEPDGKRLRTPMPRWDMTDEDITDVIAYLKELSAR; encoded by the coding sequence ATGAAGCAGCGAGCGACACTCCTATGGGCATTGGCTTCGATCGCTGTCGGCGCGATCGGCCTAGCCGTGGTCTTCGCGACGGCCAGCGGATCGTCGCCTCTCGGCGGCTTCTCATCGAACGGCCAGCGCATCTACTACACGGGCACCGACGAAGCCGGGGTGATCCCGCGAGCGGGCGCGGGCTTCGGGATGATGGGCGGCACGGCGTGTGTCGACTGCCACGGCGAGGACGGCCGCGGCGGTCTTATCGGCATGATGTACGGCACCGTGGATGTCCCGGACATCAGGTACTCGACGCTCTCGAGCGTGCGCTCGGAAGACGGCACATACATCCGCGAGTGGTCCGACGCCGACATCGCGCGGGCGATCCGGGACGGGATCGAGCCCGATGGGAAGCGCCTGCGCACCCCGATGCCGCGGTGGGACATGACCGACGAGGACATCACGGACGTGATCGCCTACCTGAAGGAGTTGAGCGCGAGATGA
- a CDS encoding heavy-metal-associated domain-containing protein, translating to MNAIHVKTPGLMCDACTALVEKALQGLPGVVAVTATLSAGTTSVLFDESLVDSVTIVDTIREAGFDAMTA from the coding sequence TTGAACGCGATACACGTCAAGACACCGGGACTCATGTGCGACGCCTGCACCGCCCTGGTCGAGAAAGCGCTACAGGGGCTCCCGGGCGTGGTCGCCGTCACTGCGACGCTGTCTGCCGGCACGACCTCCGTGCTCTTCGATGAGAGCCTCGTCGATAGCGTCACCATCGTGGACACCATACGCGAAGCCGGGTTCGACGCGATGACCGCGTGA
- a CDS encoding heavy-metal-associated domain-containing protein — translation MNAVHILTTGMHCGACPPRIEAAIEHLPGVKAARAFRELQLTSVLFDPEIVNAEDIRARVADIGFGAEVLVGGKAR, via the coding sequence ATGAACGCAGTCCACATCCTGACCACCGGCATGCACTGCGGCGCGTGCCCGCCTCGCATCGAGGCAGCGATCGAGCATCTGCCCGGCGTCAAGGCCGCGCGCGCCTTTCGCGAGCTACAGCTGACGTCGGTGCTGTTCGACCCCGAGATCGTGAACGCCGAGGACATCCGCGCGCGCGTGGCGGACATCGGCTTCGGCGCCGAGGTCCTCGTCGGCGGCAAGGCGAGATAG
- a CDS encoding SulP family inorganic anion transporter: MPSIIEAWRAGLFRRDTIVRNISAGIVVGVVALPLAMAFAIASGAKPQQGLYTALVAGLIVTLFGGTRVQIAGPTGAFAVLLLGVTTKYGLVGLQLVTLIAGAMLLLLGLSKLGGMIRFIPESVVLGFTAGIAIVIWLGQWESFFGLPKTGGASLYEKLPRLLEALPHLQPATTALGIASLLVVALWPRIPVAGRFPAPMVALAGATIVIAVFHPPGIATIGSVFGGIPRGLPPLTLPRPTLVTVLDLLQPAIAVALLGAIESLLSATVADGMMGTRHDPNQELVGQGIANMGAALFGGFAATGAIARTATNIRHGGDSPIAGIAHAATVALVLLVLAPLASYVPLTTLAAILFVVAFNMSQAGRLVRVARRAPRSDVAIMLVTLALSVFTDISIAVEVGVILAMLNFFRRMTSAVEVRSLNEEEIASRLPAEQADAVPAGVLVYTVDGPFFFGAIEQFESALLHTDTDPRAIVLKLVDVPFIDLTGLVALRDAVEALDKRGVIVALCCASDAVAERLVRAQVAGTVPTPPTATLFEAIEAVNTLLAA; the protein is encoded by the coding sequence GTGCCCTCGATCATAGAAGCATGGCGGGCCGGACTGTTTCGCCGAGACACTATCGTTCGGAACATCTCGGCTGGCATCGTGGTCGGAGTCGTGGCGCTCCCCCTGGCGATGGCATTCGCGATCGCATCAGGCGCCAAGCCCCAGCAGGGCCTCTACACGGCCCTCGTCGCAGGACTGATCGTCACGCTCTTCGGTGGCACCCGTGTCCAGATCGCCGGCCCGACCGGTGCCTTCGCCGTCCTCCTCCTGGGCGTTACCACCAAGTACGGTCTCGTCGGCCTCCAACTGGTCACGCTGATCGCCGGAGCGATGCTCCTGTTGCTGGGGCTGTCCAAGCTCGGGGGGATGATCCGCTTCATCCCCGAGTCCGTCGTCCTCGGTTTCACCGCGGGGATCGCGATCGTGATCTGGCTCGGGCAATGGGAGAGCTTCTTCGGACTCCCCAAGACCGGAGGCGCGTCGCTATACGAGAAGCTGCCACGACTACTCGAAGCCCTGCCACATCTGCAGCCCGCGACGACCGCCCTGGGCATCGCGAGTCTGCTGGTGGTCGCGCTCTGGCCTAGGATCCCGGTCGCGGGCAGGTTCCCTGCGCCGATGGTCGCCCTCGCCGGTGCGACCATCGTGATCGCCGTCTTCCATCCGCCGGGCATCGCGACCATCGGGTCCGTCTTCGGCGGGATCCCACGCGGACTTCCGCCGCTCACGCTCCCGCGCCCGACGCTCGTGACCGTCCTCGATCTGCTGCAGCCTGCGATCGCGGTGGCTCTTCTCGGCGCGATCGAATCGCTACTCTCGGCGACCGTCGCCGACGGCATGATGGGAACCAGACACGACCCGAACCAGGAGTTGGTGGGACAGGGCATCGCGAACATGGGCGCGGCCCTCTTCGGCGGGTTCGCGGCGACCGGGGCGATCGCTCGCACCGCCACGAATATCAGGCACGGTGGTGACAGCCCCATCGCGGGCATCGCCCACGCCGCCACAGTGGCTCTCGTGCTCCTGGTCCTCGCGCCTCTGGCGTCGTACGTCCCGTTGACGACCCTGGCGGCGATCCTGTTCGTCGTCGCCTTCAACATGAGCCAGGCAGGAAGACTCGTGCGGGTCGCGCGAAGGGCTCCGCGCTCGGACGTCGCCATCATGCTGGTCACTCTCGCGTTGAGCGTCTTCACCGACATCTCGATCGCGGTCGAGGTCGGAGTGATCCTCGCGATGCTCAACTTCTTCCGCCGCATGACGTCCGCGGTGGAAGTCCGTTCGCTGAACGAAGAGGAGATCGCATCTCGCCTACCGGCGGAACAGGCCGATGCGGTCCCTGCGGGTGTCCTCGTGTACACGGTGGACGGACCGTTCTTCTTCGGCGCGATCGAGCAGTTCGAGAGCGCTCTCCTGCACACGGACACCGATCCGAGGGCCATCGTGCTCAAACTCGTCGACGTTCCGTTCATCGACCTCACGGGCTTGGTAGCGCTGAGGGACGCCGTGGAAGCGCTCGATAAGCGAGGCGTGATCGTCGCACTGTGTTGCGCCAGTGACGCTGTAGCTGAGAGACTGGTACGGGCGCAAGTCGCCGGAACCGTGCCGACGCCGCCGACAGCCACGCTCTTCGAGGCGATCGAGGCAGTGAACACACTTCTCGCGGCCTGA